One window of the Fibrobacter sp. UWR4 genome contains the following:
- a CDS encoding glycosyltransferase, with the protein MAISTILLDIMFAIYVIAGVGLVIYGFSCYYSVYLFLKNSRATRLADRKAILQFYREHSFEDLPQVTTQLPVFNEANCVERLLEAVCAIDYPKDKHEIQVLDDSTDECYEVAKKKVEELQAQGYDIKLIHRVNRQEFKAGALKEAMAIAKGDFLAIFDADFVPEKDFLLKTIPYLVMDEQIGLVQGRWGHLNRTESGLTLAQSIGIDGHFVVEQSARSWGKLFMNFNGTAGVWRKQAIYGGGGWEGDTLTEDMDLSYRSQLAGWRMKFVFDVIVPAELPNDINSFKAQQFRWAKGSIQTAKKILPRVLKSDVPLRVKIGAILHTTHYSIHPCMLFTALCAWPLLAFFQPVANLPVWVYSVGFTFIFLAAIAPSFLYFVAQRCSGYTGWKVRLLSMPILMALGVGIAVSNSKAVFAAITGHKSGFVRTPKSGVGQKKKQTSHYRQKFPWQAVLELGVGVYCIFGLLEYIGAQKFIIGPFLALYSIGFLSVGVLSFMHYFGNLIEVHKARKDENHHVEGVDLGK; encoded by the coding sequence ATGGCAATCAGTACAATCCTACTGGACATCATGTTCGCAATCTATGTGATTGCGGGTGTTGGTCTCGTCATCTACGGCTTCAGCTGCTACTACAGCGTGTATTTGTTCCTCAAGAACAGCCGTGCCACCCGTCTTGCAGACCGCAAGGCTATCCTGCAGTTCTACCGTGAGCATTCTTTTGAAGACCTGCCCCAGGTAACCACCCAGCTGCCGGTATTCAACGAAGCCAACTGCGTGGAACGTCTTCTCGAAGCAGTCTGCGCCATCGACTACCCCAAGGACAAGCACGAAATCCAGGTCCTGGACGACTCTACCGACGAATGCTACGAAGTGGCCAAGAAGAAGGTGGAAGAACTGCAGGCTCAGGGTTACGACATCAAGCTGATCCACCGCGTGAACCGCCAGGAATTCAAGGCCGGCGCCCTTAAGGAAGCCATGGCCATCGCCAAGGGCGATTTCCTTGCCATTTTCGATGCCGACTTCGTACCCGAAAAGGACTTCCTCCTGAAGACCATCCCCTACCTGGTCATGGACGAACAGATTGGTCTGGTCCAGGGTCGTTGGGGCCATCTGAACCGTACTGAATCCGGCCTTACCCTTGCCCAGTCCATCGGTATCGATGGTCACTTCGTGGTGGAACAGTCCGCACGTAGCTGGGGCAAGCTCTTCATGAACTTTAACGGTACCGCAGGTGTCTGGCGTAAGCAGGCCATCTATGGCGGTGGCGGTTGGGAAGGCGACACCCTGACCGAAGATATGGACCTTTCCTACCGTTCTCAGCTGGCTGGCTGGCGCATGAAGTTCGTCTTCGACGTGATCGTCCCTGCAGAACTTCCCAACGATATCAACTCTTTCAAGGCTCAGCAGTTCCGTTGGGCAAAGGGTTCTATCCAGACTGCAAAGAAGATTCTCCCCCGCGTGCTGAAGTCCGATGTTCCTCTCCGTGTAAAGATTGGCGCAATCCTTCACACCACCCACTATTCCATCCACCCCTGCATGTTGTTCACTGCACTGTGTGCATGGCCTCTATTGGCATTCTTCCAGCCCGTTGCTAACCTGCCGGTCTGGGTCTACTCCGTCGGCTTTACCTTCATCTTCCTCGCAGCAATCGCACCTAGCTTCCTTTACTTTGTCGCTCAGCGTTGCTCCGGCTACACCGGTTGGAAGGTCCGTCTGCTCTCCATGCCCATCCTTATGGCACTGGGCGTAGGCATTGCAGTAAGCAATTCCAAGGCAGTATTTGCTGCTATTACCGGTCACAAGAGTGGCTTCGTCCGCACCCCCAAGAGCGGCGTGGGCCAGAAGAAGAAGCAGACCAGCCACTATAGACAGAAGTTCCCCTGGCAGGCAGTTCTCGAACTGGGCGTGGGCGTCTACTGTATCTTCGGTTTGCTGGAATACATCGGTGCACAGAAGTTCATTATCGGACCGTTCCTGGCACTGTATTCCATCGGCTTCCTTTCCGTGGGCGTCCTGAGTTTCATGCACTACTTCGGCAACCTGATCGAAGTCCA
- a CDS encoding sulfurtransferase TusA family protein encodes MEQKRNSDSPVARWLSANRNSPSFRGALQKLLAFACSEWFLEGSGTVVPPEKAISWVVTASLPQYPLGEWMEDPEAHLDEIADFCEKIKTLPLPSALKQDFPSVLDLRGVVCPRNSARSRLVMSGLPEGFRMTILLDEGSPIENVPGSLVADGHFIEKREKKQGFWELTVVKHVASV; translated from the coding sequence ATGGAACAAAAACGCAATTCTGACAGTCCTGTTGCCCGTTGGCTTTCTGCCAACCGCAATTCCCCATCATTTCGGGGGGCTTTACAAAAATTGTTGGCGTTTGCCTGCTCGGAGTGGTTCCTAGAAGGCTCCGGCACGGTGGTTCCCCCGGAAAAGGCGATTTCCTGGGTGGTCACCGCCTCCTTGCCTCAGTACCCCCTGGGCGAATGGATGGAGGATCCCGAGGCTCATTTGGACGAAATTGCCGATTTTTGTGAAAAAATCAAGACTTTACCACTTCCGTCGGCGTTGAAGCAGGATTTTCCTTCCGTTCTGGATCTCCGTGGAGTGGTTTGCCCCAGGAATTCAGCCCGAAGCAGGCTCGTCATGTCCGGTCTTCCGGAAGGATTCCGCATGACGATCCTCCTGGATGAAGGCTCTCCTATCGAAAATGTTCCGGGTTCTCTGGTGGCGGATGGCCATTTTATTGAAAAAAGAGAAAAAAAACAGGGTTTTTGGGAACTGACTGTGGTCAAACACGTTGCAAGTGTATAG
- a CDS encoding SGNH/GDSL hydrolase family protein: MENRTLIIGDELFGDQGEAAHRCAEIILCREANRPIQFSINAPVAQSLAQLRARVSTDVIGKKPGRIVLGLGLKDLNRGGVDYKLVFEQYSQFVDDILNKTTSPVHLLTIPTDMLPTAMAQLVGLNELIRGLQEKPRVSVFDFAAYADIYKEKQVERGKFGRSIYTEDGKPTSLCNTLLALFLQECILKELK, encoded by the coding sequence GTGGAAAACCGTACACTTATTATAGGCGACGAACTTTTTGGCGACCAGGGTGAGGCTGCTCACCGCTGTGCAGAGATTATACTTTGTCGCGAAGCCAATCGTCCCATCCAGTTTTCCATCAATGCTCCCGTTGCCCAGAGTTTGGCCCAGTTGCGAGCCCGTGTGTCCACGGATGTCATCGGCAAGAAGCCAGGCCGTATTGTATTGGGGCTGGGCTTAAAGGATTTGAATCGAGGCGGGGTTGATTATAAGCTGGTATTTGAGCAGTACAGCCAGTTTGTGGACGATATCCTGAATAAGACTACGTCGCCGGTGCATCTTTTGACCATCCCTACGGATATGTTGCCTACGGCGATGGCTCAGCTGGTCGGATTGAACGAGCTGATTCGCGGCTTGCAGGAAAAACCGCGTGTAAGTGTTTTCGATTTTGCAGCTTATGCTGATATATATAAGGAAAAACAGGTGGAAAGAGGCAAGTTTGGCCGTTCCATCTATACAGAAGATGGAAAACCCACTTCCCTGTGTAACACTCTTCTGGCATTGTTTCTCCAGGAATGCATTTTGAAAGAATTAAAGTAA
- a CDS encoding SulP family inorganic anion transporter yields the protein MSNINAKESVKKFLTESVATVTPELVKSIKRGYTKQNLISDLMSGVIVGILALPLAIAFAIASGVGPEQGLYTAIIAGFTISLLGGSRFQIGGPTGAFIVIVYGIVSQYGYDGLASATLLAGIILIVFGLAKFGAIIKFIPYPVTVGFTAGIAVIIALGQVPNFFGLKFLAKDPADAVGKIKLYASSLDTINIYSVIIGIIALAVCILWPKITTKVPGSLIAIIVATVVVKVLGWDDPVTGHGVVTIGMKNHIPSGFPTPHLPNISLSMMREVFQPALTIAILGAIESLLSAVVADGMTSTKHRSNTELFGQGVANLLSPVFGGIPATGAIARTATNIRNGAVSPISGLVHAVVLLLIMLVLGKYAEMIPMAALAAVLFQVAFNMCGYRAVIKMFKLPKSDVTVMLVAFFLTVIIDLTVAIEVGVLLAAILFIKRMSEVAEVDAVTDAIRADDEEVTHTEFARQVPNGVVVYELAGSLFFGAVDKFKETLNRIAVKPKILILRMRSVSSIDAAGINMIEDLLNRCKADGTQLLLSGVHAQPVVALTRAGVLKQLGEENALGNIDAALNRAREILGLPMVDVSLDPNPTVSWEKGLDKPWLPEESNAAVAEGTPEVIAEKVSEEPVWKIEK from the coding sequence ATGTCTAACATTAATGCAAAAGAATCCGTCAAGAAGTTCTTGACCGAATCTGTAGCAACTGTCACCCCGGAACTGGTCAAGTCCATCAAGAGGGGTTATACCAAGCAAAATCTCATTAGCGACTTGATGTCCGGTGTTATCGTCGGCATTCTTGCCTTGCCTCTGGCAATTGCATTCGCTATCGCTTCCGGCGTAGGTCCCGAACAGGGTCTTTACACAGCCATTATCGCCGGCTTTACCATTAGCTTGCTGGGTGGCTCCCGCTTCCAGATTGGCGGTCCTACTGGCGCCTTCATCGTGATTGTCTATGGCATCGTGAGCCAGTACGGTTACGATGGCCTGGCTTCCGCAACTCTCCTGGCCGGTATCATCTTGATCGTCTTCGGCCTTGCAAAGTTCGGCGCTATCATCAAGTTCATTCCTTATCCTGTGACGGTGGGCTTTACCGCCGGTATCGCCGTGATTATCGCCCTGGGTCAGGTTCCCAACTTCTTTGGCCTCAAGTTCCTGGCCAAGGACCCGGCTGATGCTGTGGGCAAGATCAAGCTTTATGCATCCTCTCTGGATACCATCAATATCTATTCCGTGATTATTGGTATTATCGCTCTGGCCGTTTGCATTCTGTGGCCCAAGATCACCACGAAGGTTCCGGGCTCTCTCATTGCAATCATCGTTGCAACCGTCGTCGTGAAGGTTCTTGGTTGGGATGACCCTGTTACCGGTCATGGTGTCGTGACCATCGGTATGAAAAATCACATCCCGTCCGGTTTCCCCACTCCGCACCTTCCGAACATTAGCCTTTCCATGATGCGTGAAGTTTTCCAGCCGGCTTTGACTATCGCTATTCTTGGCGCTATCGAATCCCTGCTTTCCGCTGTTGTGGCCGACGGTATGACTTCTACTAAGCATCGCTCCAATACCGAACTTTTCGGCCAGGGTGTTGCAAACCTTCTTTCTCCCGTGTTTGGCGGTATTCCTGCTACTGGCGCTATCGCCCGTACTGCAACCAACATTCGTAACGGCGCTGTTTCCCCGATTTCCGGTCTTGTTCACGCAGTGGTGCTGCTCCTCATCATGCTGGTTCTGGGTAAGTATGCCGAAATGATCCCTATGGCAGCTCTTGCCGCAGTGCTTTTCCAGGTGGCTTTCAACATGTGCGGCTATCGCGCCGTGATCAAGATGTTCAAGCTCCCCAAGAGTGATGTGACGGTGATGCTTGTTGCATTCTTCCTCACAGTGATTATCGACCTGACTGTTGCTATCGAAGTGGGCGTTCTTTTGGCCGCAATCCTCTTCATCAAGCGTATGAGCGAAGTTGCCGAAGTGGATGCCGTTACCGATGCTATCCGTGCCGACGACGAAGAAGTGACCCACACCGAATTCGCCCGCCAGGTGCCGAATGGTGTGGTGGTTTACGAGCTTGCCGGTTCCTTGTTCTTTGGTGCCGTGGACAAGTTCAAGGAAACCTTGAACCGCATCGCTGTGAAACCCAAGATCCTCATCTTGCGTATGCGTAGCGTTTCCAGTATCGATGCTGCCGGTATCAACATGATCGAAGACCTGCTGAACCGTTGCAAGGCCGACGGTACCCAGTTGCTGCTTTCTGGTGTGCATGCCCAGCCTGTGGTTGCCTTGACTCGTGCAGGTGTGCTGAAGCAGCTTGGCGAAGAAAACGCTCTGGGTAACATCGACGCCGCCTTGAACCGCGCCCGTGAAATTCTGGGCCTCCCGATGGTGGATGTTTCCCTGGATCCCAATCCCACTGTAAGCTGGGAAAAGGGCCTGGACAAGCCTTGGCTCCCGGAAGAATCCAACGCTGCTGTTGCTGAAGGCACTCCCGAAGTGATTGCAGAAAAGGTTTCCGAAGAACCCGTCTGGAAGATTGAAAAATAG
- the purN gene encoding phosphoribosylglycinamide formyltransferase, which yields MFKIGVMASGGGSNFKAIIDRIGEGDLEAQCKFLITNNAGCGAVDHAKTYGIPVYHISGRTHPEQADYEAALLEVLDKYDVDLLILAGYMKVLPLCVLARMPDRVLNIHPSLLPKFGGKGYFGIHVHEAVLAAGEKESGPTVHLVSEEVDAGRILGQRKVPVMEGDSPADLAARVLVQEHDLFWRVIKEYGEKITGNA from the coding sequence ATGTTTAAGATCGGCGTAATGGCTTCCGGTGGTGGAAGCAACTTTAAGGCAATTATTGATCGCATTGGCGAGGGGGATCTCGAAGCCCAGTGCAAGTTCCTGATTACCAATAATGCAGGCTGCGGAGCTGTAGACCATGCCAAGACTTATGGCATTCCTGTCTATCACATTTCTGGCCGTACCCATCCGGAACAGGCTGATTATGAAGCCGCCCTTCTGGAGGTGCTGGACAAGTATGACGTGGATTTGCTGATCCTTGCTGGTTATATGAAGGTTCTGCCCCTTTGCGTCCTGGCTCGCATGCCCGATCGAGTTCTCAATATTCACCCGTCTCTTCTGCCGAAGTTTGGAGGAAAGGGCTATTTTGGAATCCATGTTCACGAAGCTGTACTGGCTGCTGGTGAAAAGGAATCTGGTCCTACCGTTCATCTGGTTTCCGAAGAGGTAGATGCAGGTCGTATTCTTGGTCAGCGTAAGGTTCCCGTGATGGAAGGGGATTCTCCTGCTGATCTCGCCGCTCGAGTGCTGGTCCAGGAACATGACCTGTTCTGGCGTGTCATTAAGGAATATGGTGAAAAGATTACCGGGAATGCTTAA
- a CDS encoding ribonuclease HII, translating into MKFKVPEFLEGIESPIEGEVAIRKFAASQEGASPAAIVVGIDEVGRGPLAGPVVACAAVLKSPDALMTLNDSKKLTRVKREAMYQSVKDACVCYAIASASVGEIDEINILEADFLAMRRALQALGLPGVQESAPQIPVEVKGSFADGANQLFGSASYNVLIAVDGNLKIRGIPQEMQMPIVKGDGRIASISAASILAKVFRDRYMDDLEKKYPGYGFDKHAGYGTKFHLEAIKKQGYTPEHRMSFHPKSLQMELDL; encoded by the coding sequence ATGAAATTCAAGGTGCCAGAGTTTTTAGAGGGGATTGAATCGCCTATTGAAGGCGAAGTGGCCATCCGTAAGTTTGCCGCATCCCAGGAAGGTGCGTCTCCGGCGGCCATCGTCGTTGGAATTGACGAGGTGGGCCGTGGCCCACTGGCAGGCCCCGTGGTGGCCTGCGCCGCCGTCCTGAAGTCTCCCGACGCACTCATGACTCTGAACGATTCCAAGAAGCTTACCCGCGTAAAGCGTGAGGCCATGTACCAGTCCGTGAAAGATGCCTGTGTCTGTTACGCCATCGCCAGCGCAAGCGTTGGGGAAATTGACGAAATCAACATCCTGGAAGCGGACTTCCTCGCGATGCGCCGTGCCCTTCAGGCTCTGGGGCTTCCGGGGGTTCAAGAATCCGCTCCTCAGATACCAGTTGAGGTAAAGGGCAGTTTCGCCGATGGGGCTAATCAGCTGTTCGGATCTGCAAGCTACAACGTGTTGATTGCCGTTGACGGAAACCTCAAAATTCGCGGAATTCCGCAGGAGATGCAGATGCCCATCGTGAAAGGCGATGGTCGTATTGCCAGTATTTCCGCCGCTTCAATTCTTGCAAAAGTTTTCCGTGACCGCTATATGGATGACCTGGAAAAGAAGTATCCTGGCTATGGTTTTGACAAGCATGCCGGCTATGGAACAAAGTTTCATCTGGAAGCCATCAAGAAACAGGGGTACACTCCTGAGCATCGCATGAGTTTCCATCCCAAATCCCTCCAGATGGAATTGGATCTCTAG
- a CDS encoding FecR domain-containing protein, whose product MVKKCLFPLICLSLAFTACNDPSEEFVKSNKSAARTAEKSAGVFEAKVHSSLGSSELRRAMSDAWKSLRVGQSVRDNDRVRTFAESEVVLKSFDGTVFVISEKSDVEFNAAFQDSVRGEVNVFIKNGNIQFDVQKQKKRQYNFGTGTATASIRGTAGFVGSLDGQLVASLKEGLVEVKDAKGNTSSIKENQTVLIAKSGEVKTFQLESSGSPALFATLSGLVEAGGLNNMDELEKSLQSFDAGYAAEKKKFVESLDFKAVSIPSKISKPSITLKAKLTPGVFVTIMGVTDTVPASGSYERTFTWDEAAAGEKRFIATCSNGFVEASCSTWNTEYVDLTPDEVPAENVEMDTLSKSDSPVKESVKTSAKAAVSKAKKVVKPSEPVFNLVINLPPSEGAEVLETDSLGRDTLETLKVSSGKQKINTDLNIILSGIGDDELAKIDTIFIFRDGQQEEFITDVAGLSYSRKISFSKNEIAKYEVAAKLKDGSYVCAYKTYIVD is encoded by the coding sequence ATGGTTAAAAAGTGCCTTTTTCCGCTGATTTGCCTTTCTCTTGCGTTCACTGCGTGCAATGATCCTTCCGAGGAATTTGTCAAGTCGAACAAGAGTGCTGCTCGAACTGCAGAAAAGTCTGCAGGTGTTTTTGAAGCTAAAGTTCACAGCTCCCTGGGTAGTTCCGAATTGCGTAGGGCGATGAGCGATGCCTGGAAGTCTCTCCGTGTCGGCCAGAGCGTCCGTGACAATGACCGTGTTCGTACTTTTGCGGAGTCCGAAGTTGTTCTCAAGTCTTTCGATGGCACCGTATTTGTCATTTCCGAAAAATCCGACGTAGAGTTTAATGCCGCTTTCCAGGATTCTGTCCGTGGCGAAGTGAATGTGTTCATCAAGAATGGAAACATCCAGTTCGACGTCCAGAAACAAAAGAAGAGACAGTATAATTTTGGAACCGGAACTGCAACAGCATCGATCCGTGGTACGGCAGGCTTTGTGGGTAGCCTCGATGGCCAGCTGGTCGCTTCCCTTAAGGAAGGCCTTGTTGAAGTGAAGGATGCCAAGGGCAATACTTCCAGCATCAAGGAAAACCAGACCGTTCTGATAGCTAAGTCCGGTGAGGTAAAAACCTTCCAGCTGGAATCTTCCGGTTCTCCCGCCCTGTTTGCCACCTTGTCAGGCTTGGTTGAAGCGGGGGGCCTGAACAACATGGACGAACTGGAAAAATCCCTGCAGTCCTTTGATGCTGGCTATGCCGCTGAAAAGAAAAAGTTTGTAGAATCTTTGGACTTCAAGGCTGTTTCTATTCCGAGTAAGATTTCCAAGCCTTCCATTACCTTGAAGGCTAAGCTCACTCCGGGCGTCTTTGTGACTATCATGGGCGTGACGGATACTGTGCCTGCATCGGGCTCTTATGAAAGGACCTTTACCTGGGACGAAGCCGCTGCCGGTGAAAAGCGTTTCATTGCAACCTGCAGCAATGGCTTTGTGGAAGCTTCCTGCAGCACCTGGAATACGGAATATGTGGATTTGACTCCCGACGAGGTTCCTGCCGAAAATGTGGAAATGGATACACTTTCCAAGTCCGATTCCCCGGTAAAAGAATCTGTCAAGACCTCCGCTAAGGCTGCCGTGTCTAAGGCGAAGAAGGTTGTTAAGCCCAGTGAACCTGTGTTCAACCTGGTCATCAATCTTCCTCCTTCCGAAGGTGCTGAAGTTCTTGAAACGGACTCCCTGGGTCGAGATACCTTGGAAACACTCAAGGTGTCCAGTGGCAAACAGAAAATCAATACGGATCTTAACATCATATTGTCCGGCATCGGAGACGATGAACTGGCAAAAATTGACACGATCTTCATTTTCCGCGATGGTCAGCAGGAAGAGTTCATTACGGACGTTGCAGGACTTTCCTATTCCCGAAAGATTTCCTTCTCCAAGAATGAAATTGCAAAATATGAAGTGGCTGCAAAGTTGAAGGATGGCTCCTACGTGTGTGCCTATAAGACCTACATCGTGGATTGA
- a CDS encoding MotA/TolQ/ExbB proton channel family protein — MNNSVPLLQMITQSDIATIVVLSILAIMSLGSWGIIIVKYVVNRKNQRANVIFFRKFSNVQQFVELQSLCETADESALRRLTDEVLKEASKFSNFVSYDSIQHRASLLEDTIQRSIEGLRLSEDRYLSFLATSSNLAPFFGLLGTVWGIMVAFFQIGQHGSADLSVVAPGIAMALITTVAGLVVAIPASAGYNYFTSHNGQNEISYYNFGSQVLSLFKRGDLLALEEVAG; from the coding sequence TTGAACAACTCTGTTCCTCTGCTTCAAATGATTACCCAGTCGGATATTGCGACGATTGTGGTACTCAGCATCTTGGCAATCATGTCCCTAGGTTCCTGGGGTATTATCATCGTGAAGTACGTGGTGAACAGGAAGAATCAGCGTGCAAACGTGATCTTCTTCCGCAAGTTCAGCAACGTGCAGCAGTTCGTTGAACTGCAGAGCCTGTGCGAAACTGCAGATGAAAGTGCCCTTCGACGTCTGACGGACGAAGTGCTGAAAGAAGCGTCCAAGTTCAGTAACTTTGTGAGTTACGACTCTATCCAGCACCGTGCGTCCTTGCTGGAAGATACCATCCAGCGTTCTATCGAAGGCCTCCGCCTTTCCGAAGACCGCTACCTGAGCTTCCTTGCTACCAGCTCCAACCTGGCTCCCTTCTTTGGCCTGTTGGGTACTGTGTGGGGCATTATGGTTGCCTTCTTCCAGATTGGCCAGCATGGCTCCGCCGACCTGAGCGTTGTGGCTCCGGGTATCGCCATGGCCTTGATTACTACCGTTGCCGGTCTGGTGGTTGCAATTCCCGCCTCCGCCGGTTACAACTACTTTACCTCCCATAACGGACAGAACGAAATTTCCTACTACAACTTTGGTTCCCAGGTGCTGAGCTTGTTCAAGCGCGGCGACTTGCTCGCTCTTGAAGAAGTGGCTGGCTAG
- a CDS encoding biopolymer transporter ExbD, protein MKRSRGKELKQEMNLTNMIDIVFSILIVFIISAPLMSQGVKVDLPKAEAPTMEQEKLLKVSITKNDELYIADMMVDFDSFNNVFKSLWNGEMAVVINSDEDVKYGLVMKVVTQVQKLGVTKLGFLTMNPKEKPGKR, encoded by the coding sequence GTGAAGCGTAGCCGCGGAAAAGAACTGAAGCAGGAGATGAACCTGACGAACATGATTGATATCGTGTTCTCCATCTTGATTGTGTTCATCATTTCTGCGCCTCTCATGAGTCAGGGTGTGAAGGTTGACCTCCCCAAGGCCGAAGCACCTACCATGGAGCAGGAAAAACTTTTGAAGGTGTCCATTACCAAGAACGATGAACTGTACATCGCTGACATGATGGTGGACTTCGATAGTTTCAACAATGTTTTCAAGTCCTTGTGGAACGGCGAAATGGCTGTGGTCATTAATTCCGACGAGGATGTGAAGTACGGCCTGGTCATGAAGGTTGTGACCCAGGTGCAGAAGCTGGGCGTTACAAAGCTTGGGTTCCTTACCATGAATCCCAAGGAAAAGCCCGGTAAGAGATAG
- a CDS encoding energy transducer TonB produces the protein MSNKNPHIEYFSDHDNGMIAKIVICAVIFHVAIVGACIGLHFVDFKEEPEPIPVFEMVQVQQPVKKPAAPRVRPPEPPKQEPPPEQPPEVKPRPEPKPKVNQELPPDIKPEEEPKPEPEEVHEEPAPEPAPEPEPVDDFDVDDMDLPATMEAPSLNPVGSVDMDPLLQEYLTRLKQIIMSNFNPPASLNVSKKIKTTVQFTVDRLGGISAVTLKLSSGNKTWDHLSVRAVQISKVPELPFNFRAPSLILHFNFTPN, from the coding sequence TTGAGTAACAAGAATCCACATATCGAGTATTTCTCGGACCACGACAACGGGATGATTGCGAAGATTGTTATCTGCGCAGTTATTTTCCATGTGGCGATTGTCGGTGCATGCATTGGCCTGCATTTTGTGGACTTCAAGGAAGAACCGGAACCGATCCCCGTGTTCGAGATGGTTCAGGTGCAGCAGCCTGTCAAGAAACCTGCCGCTCCTCGCGTAAGACCTCCTGAACCGCCCAAGCAGGAACCTCCTCCGGAACAGCCTCCGGAAGTTAAGCCCCGTCCGGAACCTAAGCCTAAGGTAAATCAGGAACTTCCTCCGGATATTAAGCCCGAAGAAGAACCGAAGCCTGAACCGGAAGAAGTGCATGAAGAACCTGCACCGGAACCTGCTCCTGAACCGGAGCCTGTGGATGACTTTGACGTTGACGATATGGACCTTCCTGCAACCATGGAAGCTCCTAGCCTGAATCCTGTGGGCTCCGTGGACATGGACCCCTTGCTGCAGGAATATCTGACTCGTTTAAAACAAATTATCATGAGCAATTTCAATCCTCCGGCAAGTCTGAACGTTTCCAAGAAAATCAAGACTACGGTTCAGTTTACGGTGGATCGTTTAGGTGGTATTTCCGCTGTGACTTTGAAGCTGTCTTCTGGCAACAAGACCTGGGACCATTTGTCCGTCCGTGCGGTGCAGATCTCCAAGGTTCCTGAACTGCCGTTTAATTTCAGAGCTCCCTCTCTGATTCTGCACTTCAATTTCACTCCGAATTAG
- a CDS encoding translocation protein TolB, whose protein sequence is MTERTKVMMRQKAGKIFRVSSLALSIVFWLLLLVLPSVSSAAIDTIAVDVGISVFKTMPIGIVPFSEAKGNIEWVEEKPHQIVTRDAELSGRFEVIASDKFNLALFSKKHAKHYITGRVAPMPGGKLKLECFLYVAQTKDVLLGESYTITQQDLRRAMHQFFDQVIMRLWAEPGVASTKLAYVSKIDGVKQVVVSDYDGYHRTQVTRDSVISMMPVWMKDNKGLIYVNFKTHRPKLYSKMFGGVEKPLFPQLDQTYSPAVNPKTGELLFSSTVDGKTDLFIGNPATNKARKFAYLKSNQTSPAWSPYASEVLFTSDRGGGPQIFVMGSDGSDLRRVTFMGRYNERASWSPKGDRIAYTSMDNGKMNIYTCALDGSDIVQLTNNAGNNEHPTWSPDGNLIAFSSNRSGSYQIYIMRMDGSNVTRITNSGENTSPTWSFYYENPNKQEGAK, encoded by the coding sequence ATGACTGAGCGTACAAAAGTAATGATGCGTCAAAAGGCTGGAAAGATATTCCGAGTTTCCTCCTTGGCGTTGTCCATCGTTTTTTGGCTTTTGCTCTTGGTGCTCCCCTCCGTAAGTTCCGCCGCAATTGATACCATAGCTGTGGATGTGGGCATCTCTGTTTTCAAGACCATGCCTATTGGCATCGTTCCTTTTAGCGAAGCGAAGGGAAACATTGAATGGGTTGAAGAAAAGCCCCATCAGATTGTGACCCGTGATGCTGAACTTTCCGGTCGCTTCGAAGTGATTGCTTCTGACAAGTTTAATCTGGCTCTGTTCAGCAAGAAGCATGCTAAGCATTACATCACTGGCCGTGTGGCTCCTATGCCTGGTGGCAAGCTGAAGCTGGAATGCTTCCTTTATGTGGCGCAGACGAAGGATGTGCTTCTTGGGGAATCCTATACCATTACTCAGCAGGATCTGCGTCGCGCCATGCATCAGTTCTTTGACCAGGTGATTATGCGCCTGTGGGCTGAACCTGGTGTGGCATCCACCAAGCTTGCTTACGTTTCCAAGATTGATGGTGTCAAGCAGGTTGTGGTTTCCGACTATGACGGTTACCATCGCACGCAGGTCACTCGTGATTCTGTAATCAGCATGATGCCTGTATGGATGAAGGACAACAAGGGCTTGATTTATGTGAACTTCAAGACTCACCGTCCTAAGCTGTATTCCAAGATGTTCGGTGGCGTGGAGAAACCTCTGTTCCCCCAGCTGGACCAGACTTATAGTCCGGCCGTAAATCCCAAGACTGGCGAGCTGCTGTTCTCCAGTACGGTGGATGGAAAGACGGACTTGTTCATTGGTAATCCTGCTACTAACAAGGCTCGTAAGTTTGCATACCTAAAGTCTAACCAGACGAGCCCCGCCTGGAGTCCTTATGCTTCCGAAGTGCTTTTTACCAGCGACCGTGGCGGTGGCCCTCAGATTTTTGTCATGGGCAGCGATGGCAGCGACCTGCGCCGCGTAACTTTCATGGGACGTTATAACGAACGTGCCAGCTGGTCTCCCAAGGGCGACCGCATTGCCTATACGTCCATGGATAATGGCAAGATGAATATTTATACCTGCGCTCTGGATGGTTCCGATATTGTCCAGCTGACCAATAACGCAGGAAACAACGAACATCCTACGTGGTCTCCCGATGGGAACTTGATTGCATTCTCCAGCAATCGTAGCGGTAGCTATCAAATTTATATCATGAGAATGGATGGCTCCAACGTGACCCGTATTACCAATTCCGGCGAAAATACTTCGCCCACATGGTCTTTCTATTACGAAAATCCTAACAAACAGGAAGGTGCAAAATGA